In Acaryochloris marina S15, a single genomic region encodes these proteins:
- a CDS encoding prephenate/arogenate dehydrogenase, producing the protein MKIGIVGLGLIGGSLAYDFRALGYPVLGVSRQPQTCEDAVKLGAVDAASADLASLAPVDVVFICTPVSVIDGIATRLIPHLSPDAILTDVGSVKGSVVKCLTPLWPRFIGGHPMAGSEETGIHAAQSQLFAGNPYILTPTAETPADVIQTLKDLVNKLDCNLYECSPTVHDRAVAWISHLPKMTSAALISACVSEADPEILQLAQSFASSGFRDTSRVGGGNPELGCMMAQYNREELLRSLQQYRQSLEQLTIIIEKSDWLTLESLLNQMQEERPKFL; encoded by the coding sequence ATGAAAATTGGTATCGTTGGCCTCGGCTTAATTGGTGGGTCTTTAGCCTATGATTTCCGGGCCTTGGGATATCCCGTTTTGGGCGTCAGCCGCCAACCCCAAACCTGTGAAGATGCAGTCAAGCTCGGGGCAGTCGATGCAGCCAGTGCCGACCTCGCCTCCCTTGCCCCTGTGGATGTGGTGTTTATTTGCACCCCGGTGAGTGTAATTGATGGGATCGCAACTCGTTTGATTCCCCATCTGTCTCCAGACGCCATTCTCACGGATGTGGGCTCTGTCAAAGGGTCGGTGGTGAAGTGCTTAACCCCCTTATGGCCTCGCTTTATTGGTGGTCATCCCATGGCAGGCAGTGAAGAAACCGGAATTCATGCAGCCCAGTCCCAGCTGTTTGCAGGCAATCCTTACATTCTTACCCCGACGGCTGAGACGCCAGCTGATGTAATTCAGACGCTGAAAGATCTGGTGAACAAGCTAGATTGCAACCTTTATGAATGCTCTCCCACGGTGCATGATCGCGCGGTGGCTTGGATTTCCCATCTGCCTAAAATGACGAGTGCGGCTTTGATTTCTGCTTGTGTGAGTGAAGCCGATCCAGAGATTCTGCAATTAGCCCAGTCTTTCGCCAGCTCTGGTTTTCGCGATACGAGCCGTGTGGGAGGAGGCAACCCCGAACTCGGCTGCATGATGGCCCAATATAACCGGGAAGAATTGTTGCGATCTCTCCAGCAATACCGCCAAAGTCTCGAACAGCTAACAATTATTATTGAAAAATCAGACTGGCTAACCTTAGAAAGTTTGCTTAATCAAATGCAAGAAGAAAGACCGAAATTCTTATGA
- a CDS encoding ISAs1 family transposase, whose translation MATGFSKPPSSPASTDSSSSLLPASDCDQAYQQLSECFEDLPDPRGGQGVQHPFVSIVVIGLLASLGGAQGWEDIETYGLSHQDWLSSFLRLPSGIPTADTYRRVFERICPSAFERSFNHWLDQVVTTLGAQVIPIDGKQLRGSYDRNQDQSALHLVSAWASEYRLFLGQVKVADKSNEITAIPALLELLDIAGCIITIDAMGTQHEIARHIQAKEADYVLALKENHPTLFEQVEQWFETAEANEFKGIEHSYDARVEAGHHRREKRQVWAVSLQQMGPLYKQAQWKGLQTIVKVARTRHLWNKTTYEVMFYISSLPPNAQQLGKAIRQHWSIENQLHWVLDVTFGEDASRIRTGHAPENMAILRRWSINLLNQETSFKKSTRQKLKRASMDEAYMLKVLGASIPLQSSLSEA comes from the coding sequence ATGGCTACAGGATTCAGCAAGCCTCCTTCCTCACCAGCTTCCACTGACTCATCCTCGTCACTCCTGCCTGCCAGTGATTGCGATCAGGCTTATCAACAATTGTCCGAGTGTTTTGAAGATTTGCCTGATCCACGTGGAGGCCAAGGTGTCCAGCATCCGTTTGTCAGCATCGTCGTGATTGGACTATTGGCAAGTTTAGGTGGCGCACAAGGGTGGGAAGACATTGAAACCTATGGTCTAAGCCATCAAGATTGGTTGTCGAGTTTTCTGAGGCTACCGTCCGGGATACCGACAGCAGACACCTATCGACGAGTGTTTGAGCGTATTTGCCCCTCCGCTTTTGAGCGGAGTTTCAATCACTGGTTGGATCAGGTAGTGACAACCCTCGGCGCTCAAGTGATACCGATTGACGGCAAACAACTCAGAGGTTCCTATGATCGCAATCAAGACCAATCCGCATTGCATCTGGTCAGTGCTTGGGCCAGTGAGTATCGGTTATTTCTAGGACAGGTCAAAGTTGCAGACAAGAGTAACGAAATTACCGCTATTCCAGCACTGCTAGAGCTATTAGACATTGCCGGGTGCATTATTACCATTGATGCAATGGGAACTCAGCACGAGATTGCCCGCCACATTCAAGCTAAAGAGGCTGACTATGTGCTGGCCCTCAAGGAGAATCATCCCACGCTGTTTGAGCAGGTTGAGCAATGGTTTGAAACGGCTGAAGCGAATGAGTTTAAGGGCATTGAGCACAGCTATGATGCCCGGGTGGAAGCAGGGCACCATCGTCGCGAGAAACGACAAGTTTGGGCCGTGTCCCTTCAACAGATGGGTCCTCTCTACAAGCAGGCGCAGTGGAAGGGCTTGCAAACCATCGTCAAGGTCGCTCGGACCCGCCACTTGTGGAACAAAACCACCTATGAGGTGATGTTTTATATCAGCTCTCTACCGCCAAATGCTCAGCAGTTGGGCAAAGCCATCCGCCAGCATTGGTCGATTGAGAACCAACTCCACTGGGTCTTAGATGTGACCTTTGGCGAAGATGCTAGCCGCATTCGCACAGGACATGCACCGGAAAACATGGCCATCCTGAGGCGCTGGAGCATCAACCTTCTCAATCAAGAAACGTCCTTTAAGAAAAGTACCCGTCAAAAACTAAAACGGGCGAGCATGGATGAAGCGTATATGCTCAAAGTTCTAGGCGCTTCTATTCCTTTACAGTCTAGCCTTTCAGAGGCTTGA
- a CDS encoding type II toxin-antitoxin system HicB family antitoxin: protein MKHKYRVNIVWSEPDECYLVELPEFAHELQRYFTHGNTYTEAVTNAQEVLEMFIELPLTQKTSTLG, encoded by the coding sequence ATGAAACATAAATATCGCGTCAACATAGTTTGGTCCGAGCCAGATGAATGTTATTTGGTAGAACTCCCCGAATTTGCCCATGAGCTACAGCGCTATTTCACCCATGGCAATACTTACACTGAAGCGGTTACTAACGCCCAAGAGGTCTTAGAAATGTTCATTGAACTGCCATTGACACAAAAGACAAGTACACTGGGATAG
- a CDS encoding type II toxin-antitoxin system RelE/ParE family toxin, with protein sequence MTYQVIVQSRALRDIEEIFRWLADQMGPDAANKWYDELQSAIESLATFPNRCPLALEAKSLKREVRQLMVGKRKQFRVLFIVQNSRVAVVHVRHSRRSRLSPDDNIL encoded by the coding sequence ATGACCTATCAGGTTATTGTTCAGTCAAGGGCCTTACGAGATATTGAAGAAATTTTTCGCTGGCTTGCTGACCAGATGGGTCCTGACGCAGCCAACAAATGGTATGACGAGTTACAATCCGCTATTGAATCGCTAGCAACATTCCCAAATCGTTGTCCCTTAGCACTGGAAGCCAAATCACTGAAGCGCGAAGTGCGTCAACTGATGGTGGGTAAGCGTAAACAGTTCCGGGTTCTGTTTATCGTCCAGAATAGTAGAGTTGCGGTTGTTCATGTACGGCATAGCCGCCGATCAAGACTCTCACCTGATGACAACATCCTCTAA
- a CDS encoding P-loop NTPase fold protein → MPYPYAPEPYISRPQAENLVDFFGVALTQPQDHPLVFNIAGMAGTGKTTLLKHLIKKFGNQAEIIEFSFRKTIQGLTTEVYLDLMHHLYEQIPDSLRKKTDRQPNSFMRLYYQYFSTAQKLINQSPDNKTPTSETNAKEAKQLLKAAARVLPMAASLFGIDPIATGIGTVATMVTDTNIDATVDTGAAFLTGKERLGQLLQQHHVTKKDQSLQQLMRNPVQRLTKAFVEDLIAQASHKPIIICFDTFEKAPLEIDRWLCQFLLGQSQLQKHRIRIVLAGQQCQGQRKKNEAVICFGTPFC, encoded by the coding sequence ATGCCCTATCCTTATGCTCCTGAACCCTATATTTCTCGACCGCAGGCGGAGAATTTAGTAGATTTCTTTGGTGTCGCCTTAACTCAACCACAAGACCATCCTTTAGTATTTAACATTGCAGGGATGGCGGGTACGGGAAAAACCACTTTACTGAAGCATCTAATTAAAAAATTTGGTAACCAAGCAGAAATTATAGAGTTTTCATTCCGTAAAACGATTCAGGGCTTAACCACGGAAGTTTATCTAGATTTGATGCACCATCTATATGAACAAATCCCTGATTCATTGCGCAAGAAAACGGATCGCCAACCGAATTCATTTATGCGGTTATATTACCAATATTTCTCAACAGCTCAAAAACTGATAAATCAATCACCTGACAATAAAACACCAACTTCTGAAACAAATGCGAAGGAGGCTAAACAACTTCTAAAAGCTGCTGCAAGGGTGTTACCAATGGCGGCTTCATTATTTGGGATAGATCCAATTGCTACCGGAATAGGTACGGTTGCCACAATGGTAACTGATACAAATATTGATGCCACTGTTGATACTGGTGCAGCATTCTTAACTGGAAAGGAGCGGCTAGGTCAGTTGCTACAACAGCATCATGTGACTAAAAAAGATCAATCTTTGCAGCAGTTGATGCGAAATCCTGTGCAGAGGCTTACAAAAGCCTTTGTAGAGGATTTAATTGCTCAAGCCTCTCATAAGCCAATCATCATTTGTTTCGATACGTTTGAAAAGGCTCCCCTAGAAATTGATCGATGGCTGTGCCAATTTCTTTTGGGCCAGTCACAACTACAAAAACATCGTATTCGCATTGTCTTAGCAGGACAGCAGTGCCAGGGGCAGCGCAAGAAAAATGAAGCTGTAATATGCTTTGGAACTCCATTCTGTTAA
- a CDS encoding peroxiredoxin: MKLLRHHLTRISLVLGLIFALAVAAPAAFAMGGDPPPLDQPAPTFTLPSNTGDGEVSLSDYRGQWVVLYFYPQDFTPGCTVEAQRFQQDLPKYIERNTQVIGVSVDSVDSHAEFCDSEGLKFPLLADEDGSVSKAYGSWMSYFSLRHTYLIDPEGILRQQYVKVRPIIHSEEVLARLDELQAAS; the protein is encoded by the coding sequence ATGAAACTGCTACGTCATCATCTAACCCGCATCAGTCTGGTTCTGGGACTGATTTTTGCCCTAGCTGTGGCTGCCCCTGCAGCCTTTGCCATGGGGGGTGACCCACCTCCTCTGGATCAACCTGCACCAACTTTCACATTACCCAGCAATACAGGGGATGGTGAGGTGTCGTTGTCAGACTATCGAGGTCAATGGGTCGTTTTATACTTCTACCCCCAAGACTTTACGCCGGGATGCACGGTCGAAGCCCAGCGTTTCCAGCAGGACCTACCCAAATATATAGAGCGCAACACGCAGGTCATTGGCGTTAGCGTTGATTCTGTAGACAGCCACGCTGAATTTTGTGATTCTGAAGGATTAAAATTTCCGTTATTAGCCGATGAAGATGGCAGTGTGAGTAAAGCCTATGGCTCCTGGATGAGCTACTTTTCCCTGCGGCACACGTATTTGATTGACCCGGAAGGGATCCTACGGCAACAGTACGTTAAGGTACGTCCCATCATTCATAGCGAAGAAGTGTTAGCTCGCTTAGACGAACTACAGGCTGCTAGCTAA
- a CDS encoding DUF3038 domain-containing protein: protein MQADSPTEQFTSPILKTLPDPDVPAQVCPRRTRIQLDFVLLAIEALDLYASELMLMSLEELQLQDVIENRVDFWQSRNTNPLRRSHQRDSLSLDKAKALVAVGCHIARRQTAQVRQLLNVQRQLAAKQLTPDHSVPLANYLERFRRHFRSRMNPNRTAIAAYKENERLDELALSLLEQVLFCTGTAGMERFWSSLFDGEVA, encoded by the coding sequence ATGCAAGCCGATAGCCCCACTGAACAATTCACTTCCCCTATTCTGAAGACTTTGCCAGACCCAGATGTCCCTGCCCAGGTCTGTCCGCGACGCACCCGGATTCAGCTCGATTTTGTATTGCTGGCCATCGAAGCATTGGACTTATATGCCTCGGAATTGATGTTGATGAGCTTGGAAGAACTTCAACTCCAAGATGTGATCGAAAATCGGGTGGACTTTTGGCAGTCTCGAAATACCAATCCCTTGCGGCGATCTCATCAGCGAGACTCCCTCAGCTTAGATAAGGCCAAAGCCTTAGTAGCCGTGGGGTGTCACATCGCTCGTCGGCAAACCGCCCAGGTGCGGCAGCTCCTCAATGTACAGCGACAGCTGGCAGCCAAACAGCTCACTCCTGACCACAGCGTACCCTTAGCCAATTATTTAGAACGATTTCGCCGTCATTTTCGCAGTCGCATGAACCCTAATCGTACGGCTATTGCGGCTTACAAAGAAAATGAGCGATTGGATGAGCTAGCCCTGAGCCTGCTGGAACAGGTGCTGTTTTGTACCGGGACAGCCGGAATGGAACGATTTTGGTCTAGTCTGTTTGATGGAGAAGTGGCTTAA
- a CDS encoding adenine phosphoribosyltransferase — protein MDLKSLIRDIPDFPKPGILFRDITTLLQNPEGLRYVIDRLTEDFKDQSIDYVVGIESRGFIFGAPLAYQLGAGFVPVRKPGKLPAAIHAQEYELEYGTDRLEIHQDACPPGSRVLVVDDLLATGGTAAATAQLLEPLNCTLVGFGFIIELTGLAGRQKLPDCLINVLVEY, from the coding sequence ATGGATCTCAAATCACTGATTCGCGATATTCCCGATTTTCCCAAGCCTGGCATTTTGTTTCGGGACATTACGACCTTATTGCAAAATCCCGAGGGCCTTCGTTACGTCATCGATCGGCTGACGGAGGATTTTAAGGATCAATCCATTGATTATGTGGTGGGGATTGAGTCCCGAGGCTTTATTTTCGGTGCGCCCTTGGCCTATCAGTTGGGGGCTGGCTTTGTGCCTGTGCGCAAGCCCGGAAAACTCCCTGCGGCCATCCATGCCCAGGAATATGAGTTGGAGTACGGCACCGATCGCCTCGAAATTCACCAAGATGCCTGTCCCCCAGGTAGCCGAGTATTAGTGGTGGATGATCTGTTGGCAACCGGAGGCACGGCTGCAGCGACAGCTCAACTCCTGGAGCCCCTGAACTGCACCCTCGTCGGATTTGGGTTTATTATCGAGCTGACGGGCTTGGCAGGGCGACAAAAGCTCCCTGACTGTCTGATCAATGTTTTAGTGGAGTACTAA
- a CDS encoding type II toxin-antitoxin system Phd/YefM family antitoxin — translation MFNLARDINSLSNFKRNTQVFVQQLKESGSPVVLTVNGVSELVVQSAESYQALLERLEHLEAVQGIQEGLEEFDQGKGQPATEALTELRTRLNSELSQ, via the coding sequence ATGTTTAATCTTGCCCGTGATATTAATTCCCTCTCCAATTTCAAGCGCAATACCCAAGTATTTGTGCAGCAACTCAAGGAAAGCGGTTCTCCGGTGGTGTTAACCGTCAATGGTGTTTCAGAGCTGGTGGTGCAAAGTGCTGAATCTTATCAAGCCTTATTGGAGCGCCTTGAGCATTTAGAGGCAGTCCAAGGGATTCAGGAAGGACTTGAAGAATTTGACCAAGGTAAGGGACAGCCTGCAACAGAAGCACTGACAGAATTACGCACTAGGCTTAATTCTGAGCTATCCCAATGA
- a CDS encoding DUF4335 domain-containing protein: MTIQRPFILPNCTLNLEGISNSFSDAVLGESLDVLLRLECQFGDLKKPLIGGLDLLNSLIQATNQCTQSWMSGVPHRRLTQLNQDESAVHLLPKEEDGFELTIPTELLNETPSDTDGPVQVGLTTLQLFDLVEALDQLLADQQTLPNLSLAVRPLSRAEAASGQGLQKSASAVVGAASVAIAASIFYLLPVPQASAPPKDPPKAEPTSTETPAPGTLPGVPPIQVSPSPGESPGESPNLESTEESPSPDASPEPEASP; the protein is encoded by the coding sequence ATGACCATCCAACGCCCATTTATTCTGCCCAACTGTACCCTCAACCTCGAAGGCATCAGTAACTCATTCTCGGATGCCGTTTTAGGAGAATCCTTAGATGTGCTCCTGCGGCTAGAGTGCCAGTTTGGGGATTTAAAAAAACCCCTGATCGGTGGCTTAGATCTACTCAATAGCCTGATTCAAGCGACGAATCAATGTACCCAGTCCTGGATGAGTGGTGTTCCCCATCGTCGCCTGACCCAGCTCAACCAAGACGAGTCTGCGGTTCACCTATTACCTAAAGAAGAAGATGGGTTTGAACTGACGATTCCCACTGAGTTACTGAACGAAACGCCGAGCGATACCGACGGTCCCGTTCAAGTCGGCTTAACCACGCTACAGCTGTTTGATCTGGTTGAAGCCTTAGATCAACTCTTAGCTGATCAGCAAACCCTGCCCAATCTATCCCTGGCTGTGCGGCCTTTGTCTCGCGCAGAAGCGGCTTCAGGCCAAGGTCTGCAAAAATCAGCATCTGCCGTTGTGGGCGCAGCGAGTGTTGCGATCGCAGCTTCGATCTTCTATCTCCTGCCGGTCCCCCAAGCCAGCGCTCCGCCGAAGGATCCCCCCAAAGCCGAACCCACCAGCACGGAAACTCCGGCTCCAGGCACTCTTCCTGGCGTCCCGCCCATCCAGGTCTCGCCCTCTCCAGGAGAATCTCCTGGTGAATCTCCTAACCTAGAGAGTACGGAGGAATCGCCGAGTCCAGACGCTTCTCCAGAGCCAGAAGCATCCCCTTAA
- a CDS encoding Uma2 family endonuclease — protein MPKLFKIKITTLDLIEVAEFSYSISTEKEQRVILPSVSWQQYEGLLSTLEDYPGLRLLYLQGNLEIFLPSPEHEMLKKVIARLLERYAEEMNIPLHGYGSTTFRLEAKARGLEPDECYCVQSLKDLPDFALEVNLTSGGVDKLAIYQGLEVPEVLIWEDKKLQLFDLREGIEVVTRSQFFPELNFSLLAQFVRPQDQPTTVKDFLVAIRTQVQ, from the coding sequence TTGCCCAAGCTGTTTAAGATAAAAATAACAACCTTGGATCTGATTGAAGTGGCTGAATTTTCCTATTCAATCTCTACTGAGAAGGAGCAGCGAGTGATTTTGCCGAGTGTGTCCTGGCAGCAGTATGAGGGGTTGTTATCGACGCTAGAGGATTATCCTGGGCTGCGTTTACTGTATTTGCAGGGAAATTTAGAAATTTTTCTGCCTTCGCCTGAACATGAAATGCTGAAAAAGGTGATTGCCCGGCTGCTGGAGCGGTATGCAGAGGAGATGAATATTCCATTGCATGGGTATGGATCAACGACGTTTCGTCTAGAAGCTAAGGCAAGAGGGCTAGAGCCAGATGAATGCTACTGTGTGCAGTCATTGAAGGATTTACCTGATTTTGCACTTGAGGTGAATTTAACGAGTGGCGGGGTGGATAAGCTAGCGATTTATCAAGGATTGGAGGTGCCAGAGGTTTTAATTTGGGAGGACAAAAAGCTTCAGCTTTTTGATTTGCGTGAAGGGATAGAAGTTGTGACTCGTAGTCAGTTTTTTCCTGAGCTGAATTTTTCATTGTTGGCCCAGTTTGTGCGACCTCAGGACCAACCCACGACGGTGAAAGATTTTCTGGTAGCTATTCGCACTCAGGTTCAATAA
- a CDS encoding diguanylate cyclase domain-containing protein, which produces MVAEDLRHLIGIQLFLPDHSVTVSIGVATLHPKEDWMTWMQRSDDYLYRAKSAGRNQVMCM; this is translated from the coding sequence ATGGTTGCTGAAGACCTTCGCCATTTAATTGGAATCCAGCTATTCCTCCCCGATCATTCAGTGACGGTCAGCATTGGTGTAGCCACCCTTCACCCAAAAGAAGATTGGATGACCTGGATGCAACGAAGCGATGATTATCTCTACCGTGCCAAATCAGCAGGGCGCAATCAAGTGATGTGCATGTGA
- the rpmF gene encoding 50S ribosomal protein L32, with product MAVPKKKTSNSKRDSRRAHWNRKANLAAQRALSTGKSVLTGRAKGFEYPTKDDDEDEDE from the coding sequence ATGGCTGTCCCCAAGAAAAAGACATCCAATTCTAAGCGCGATTCTCGTCGAGCCCATTGGAACCGCAAAGCAAATTTAGCTGCTCAAAGAGCCCTGTCTACGGGTAAATCTGTTCTCACAGGCCGAGCTAAAGGCTTTGAATATCCCACTAAGGATGATGACGAAGACGAAGATGAGTAA
- a CDS encoding FAD-dependent oxidoreductase, whose translation MNRSVWAIATALWSMGGLSVAATPRPVDRTVNCDILVVGGGLAGVSTTYEALLAGRQVCMTELTDWWGGQISSQGTSALDETVGQRTRGIFPRGYAQFREKLIKVSGRDRPGDCWVSLVCFLPQQGHTLLLDMLKDAESEGKGKLHLFPNTVVKSLATNPDGHLITSVRGIQHQPAPEAPPLNTYPLSQTLADRYTEADSDRFTKTILQFQPPTTGNWVVVEATETGELLALADLPYRLGIDPRSHLEPSSSSDRADPYCTQASTYTFAIQATATPPAHQLPAFYPEYEPFYSFDKPRFAKTPNLVFSYRRIFSVQPGTADEVVNVDDISMQNWGGGNDYGPGTAQDNLILTRDQLLAEGQLQDWQGGLRLDSLQGGEELAQGYFHWLVAGTTDSKVADHPKQPWPNLKYLQGLDSPMGTAHGLSKFPYMRESRRLIGRYSYGYPQGFVITETDVSKQDFRLPYYRDTLSGPDYRNLITRMAGLKTLDVILDRVPLAEVELRTRSRIYPDSVGIGHYPIDFHPCMQLSPPQAPGNQEREGERQGATQTYPYQIPLRAMVPPRINNLLVTGKSIATSHISAATYRVHSFEWSSGAAAGTTAAFVLDQGVLPYQLVENLPRRSPKLEKLQAILNRHQNPTAFPDMSIFNLNWKNW comes from the coding sequence ATGAACCGATCTGTCTGGGCAATCGCTACGGCTCTGTGGAGTATGGGGGGGCTCTCTGTAGCCGCCACACCCCGCCCGGTTGATCGCACGGTGAACTGCGACATTTTAGTTGTGGGAGGTGGTCTAGCAGGGGTGTCGACCACCTATGAAGCCTTACTGGCAGGGCGTCAGGTGTGCATGACGGAGCTGACAGACTGGTGGGGCGGTCAAATTTCTTCTCAGGGTACTTCGGCCTTAGATGAAACTGTAGGCCAGCGAACCCGCGGGATTTTCCCTAGGGGTTATGCCCAGTTTCGCGAAAAACTGATTAAGGTATCAGGACGCGATCGCCCCGGCGATTGCTGGGTCAGCCTGGTCTGTTTTTTACCCCAGCAGGGACATACCCTCCTGCTGGACATGCTGAAGGACGCAGAGTCAGAAGGTAAGGGCAAGCTCCATCTGTTTCCCAATACGGTGGTCAAGTCCCTAGCAACCAATCCTGACGGTCATTTAATTACCTCAGTCCGAGGCATTCAGCATCAGCCTGCACCAGAGGCACCCCCTCTCAATACCTATCCCCTTTCTCAAACCCTGGCCGACCGCTACACCGAAGCAGATTCGGACCGCTTCACCAAAACAATTCTCCAATTCCAGCCACCTACCACAGGGAACTGGGTCGTAGTGGAGGCCACAGAGACGGGAGAGCTGCTGGCATTAGCCGACCTTCCCTATCGCTTAGGCATCGATCCACGGTCTCATCTAGAACCGTCATCCTCCAGTGACCGAGCCGATCCTTACTGCACCCAGGCCAGCACCTATACCTTTGCTATACAGGCCACCGCAACACCACCTGCCCATCAGCTACCGGCGTTTTACCCTGAATATGAACCCTTCTACAGTTTTGACAAGCCTCGCTTTGCCAAAACCCCAAATTTAGTCTTTAGCTATCGCCGCATTTTTAGTGTCCAACCGGGGACTGCAGATGAAGTGGTGAATGTAGACGATATCTCCATGCAGAACTGGGGTGGAGGGAATGACTACGGACCCGGCACCGCCCAAGACAACCTGATTCTGACCCGAGACCAGCTTCTGGCAGAAGGGCAGCTACAAGATTGGCAAGGGGGCTTACGGCTTGACAGTTTGCAGGGAGGCGAAGAACTCGCCCAGGGCTATTTCCATTGGCTGGTAGCGGGAACAACAGATTCTAAAGTGGCAGACCATCCCAAGCAGCCTTGGCCCAATCTGAAATATCTCCAGGGGCTAGATTCACCCATGGGCACCGCCCACGGTTTGTCCAAGTTTCCCTATATGCGGGAGAGTCGGCGCTTAATTGGCCGCTATAGCTATGGCTATCCTCAAGGCTTTGTGATTACGGAAACAGATGTCTCTAAACAGGATTTTCGACTGCCCTATTACCGCGACACCCTATCGGGACCGGACTATCGGAATTTAATCACTCGGATGGCGGGGTTAAAAACCCTGGACGTGATTTTGGATCGGGTGCCACTGGCAGAGGTGGAACTGCGAACCAGATCTCGTATCTACCCAGACAGTGTGGGCATTGGTCACTATCCCATTGATTTTCATCCCTGTATGCAGCTCAGTCCTCCCCAAGCTCCAGGGAACCAAGAACGGGAAGGGGAACGTCAGGGGGCAACGCAAACCTATCCCTACCAAATTCCCCTGCGGGCGATGGTTCCACCTCGGATCAATAATTTGCTGGTGACGGGGAAGAGTATTGCTACCAGTCACATTAGTGCAGCGACCTATCGGGTCCATAGTTTTGAATGGTCATCGGGGGCTGCGGCGGGAACGACAGCAGCGTTTGTGCTGGACCAGGGGGTATTGCCTTATCAGTTAGTGGAGAATTTGCCCCGTCGAAGTCCAAAGCTGGAGAAGCTGCAGGCAATTTTGAATCGGCATCAAAATCCGACGGCGTTTCCAGATATGTCGATTTTTAATCTGAACTGGAAGAACTGGTGA